Proteins co-encoded in one Plectropomus leopardus isolate mb chromosome 14, YSFRI_Pleo_2.0, whole genome shotgun sequence genomic window:
- the isca2 gene encoding iron-sulfur cluster assembly 2 homolog, mitochondrial — protein sequence MSFVRAAMISASKSKVLSLARASSLLNNINVSPQLHRLLQKPQPALYTAGPQRFSSGLSQEKPAVSEPSEDKVQLTESCVKRLGEIMEKGEYLRIHVEGGGCSGFQYKFSVDSNRNEDDRVFEQGGVGVIVDQDSLEFVKGATVDFSQELIRATFLVLKNPQADHGCSCGSSFSVKL from the exons ATGTCATTCGTGAGAGCAGCAATGATATCTGCGTCAAAGTCTAAAGTATTGAGCCTTGCTAG GGCATCTTCTCTTCTGAACAACATCAACGTGAGCCCACAGCTACATCGACTTCTCCAAAAACCCCAGCCAGCCCTTTACACAGCGGGGCCTCAGCGCTTTAGCAGCGGCTTGTCCCAGGAGAAACCAGCTGTGTCAGAGCCATCTGAAGATAAAGTACAACTCACTGAGTCATGTGTCAAG AGACTAGGGGAAATCATGGAGAAGGGCGAGTATCTGAGGATACACGTGGAGGGAGGAGGCTGCTCCGGCTTCCAGTACAAGTTTTCTGTTGACAGCAACAGGAACGAGGATGACAG AGTGTTTGAGCAGGGAGGAGTGGGCGTTATTGTGGATCAGGACAGCTTGGAGTTTGTGAAAGGAGCCACTGTGGACTTCAGCCAGGAGCTGATCCGCGCCACCTTCCTCGTGCTCAAGAACCCTCAAGCCGATCATGGCTGCTCCTGCGGCAGCTCCTTTTCTGTCAAGTTATGA